A window of the Gemmatirosa kalamazoonensis genome harbors these coding sequences:
- the ligD gene encoding non-homologous end-joining DNA ligase — MPAAERLTAAPVAAGRVAPVEPMYASTGATLPTGPGWTFEPKYDGIRVIAVATAGEARLFTRNGNDKSRQFPEIAAALRALAARAGRSLVLDGEVVALDAGEPARFQALQSRMHVEDPRAVALHATQAPSALVAFDLLLDGDEPLIARPWRERRTRLERVLGRRGRGGKGGRLRLGHTEADGAALLARARDAGWEGILAKRTDATYAPGVRTRHWLKLKVEQRQEFVVGGYTEPRESRKHLGALLLGYYDRDGRFVYAGHTGGGFTHAGLADMARRLRPLARATSPFTEAIKTNAPAHWVRPEVVVEVKFSEWTADGRLRQPIFVGVRDDKPARDVRREPVARSGAA; from the coding sequence GTGCCTGCGGCTGAGCGCCTAACGGCGGCGCCGGTCGCGGCCGGACGGGTGGCGCCCGTCGAGCCGATGTACGCGAGCACCGGCGCGACGCTGCCGACGGGTCCGGGCTGGACGTTCGAGCCGAAGTACGATGGCATCCGCGTGATCGCCGTCGCGACCGCCGGCGAGGCGCGCCTGTTCACGCGGAACGGCAACGACAAGTCCCGCCAGTTCCCCGAGATCGCCGCCGCGCTCCGCGCGCTCGCCGCGCGGGCAGGCCGCTCGCTGGTGCTCGACGGCGAGGTCGTCGCGCTCGATGCGGGCGAGCCCGCGCGCTTCCAGGCGCTGCAGTCGCGCATGCACGTGGAGGATCCGCGTGCGGTCGCGCTGCACGCCACGCAGGCGCCGAGCGCGCTCGTCGCGTTCGACCTGCTGCTCGACGGCGACGAGCCGCTGATCGCGCGCCCGTGGCGCGAGCGCCGGACGCGGCTCGAGCGCGTCCTCGGGCGCCGGGGGCGCGGCGGGAAGGGGGGCCGCCTGCGACTCGGCCACACCGAGGCCGACGGTGCGGCGCTGCTCGCACGCGCACGCGACGCGGGGTGGGAGGGGATCCTCGCCAAGCGCACCGACGCCACGTATGCGCCCGGCGTGCGCACCCGCCACTGGCTCAAGCTGAAGGTGGAGCAGCGCCAGGAGTTCGTCGTCGGCGGCTACACGGAGCCGCGCGAGAGCCGCAAGCATCTCGGCGCGCTGCTGCTCGGCTACTACGACCGCGACGGCCGCTTCGTCTACGCGGGCCATACCGGCGGCGGGTTCACGCACGCCGGCCTGGCCGACATGGCGCGGCGCCTCAGGCCGCTCGCGCGCGCCACATCGCCGTTCACCGAGGCGATCAAGACGAACGCGCCCGCGCACTGGGTGCGGCCGGAGGTGGTCGTCGAGGTGAAGTTCAGCGAGTGGACCGCCGACGGTCGGCTGCGGCAGCCGATCTTCGTCGGGGTGCGCGACGACAAGCCGGCGCGAGACGTCCGGCGCGAGCCGGTCGCGCGGAGCGGCGCCGCCTAA
- a CDS encoding Ku protein: protein MATIWKGAVSFGLVNIPVRAEPATRDTESVSFRQLDKHNLAPIKMRRVNSVTGDDVEWKDLVKGYEYTKGKFVVVTQEELDALKVPTGRTLDLVAFVDAGEIDPRHYETPYFLIPESTAGRAYALLREAIRDSGVVGVGRVTMRQRTHLVTVRVIEDALVMDVIRPASALVDPRALDLPSAESVRAPEKAMAEQLISHLHAPFDASDFTDEYQVAVRKLVESKLTGVDLETDSDVDAVGTPVIDLMSRLKESLAATGSDAKRERAEPHETETRKRGRASHGAPTKKAAPRRRTA, encoded by the coding sequence GTGGCGACGATCTGGAAAGGCGCGGTGAGCTTCGGGCTCGTGAACATCCCGGTGCGCGCGGAGCCCGCGACACGCGACACGGAGAGCGTGAGCTTCCGACAGCTCGACAAGCACAACCTCGCGCCCATCAAGATGCGGCGCGTGAACTCCGTCACCGGCGACGACGTGGAGTGGAAGGATCTCGTGAAGGGATACGAGTACACGAAGGGCAAGTTCGTCGTCGTCACGCAGGAGGAGCTCGACGCGCTCAAGGTGCCCACCGGGCGCACGCTCGACCTCGTGGCGTTCGTCGACGCCGGCGAGATCGACCCTCGACACTACGAGACGCCGTACTTCCTCATTCCCGAGTCGACCGCGGGGCGCGCGTACGCGTTGCTGCGCGAAGCCATCCGCGACAGCGGCGTCGTCGGCGTGGGACGCGTGACGATGCGGCAGCGCACGCACCTCGTCACCGTGCGCGTGATCGAGGACGCGCTCGTGATGGACGTCATCCGCCCCGCATCGGCGCTCGTCGATCCGCGTGCGCTCGACCTGCCGAGCGCGGAGAGCGTGCGCGCGCCGGAGAAGGCGATGGCCGAGCAGCTCATCTCGCACCTGCACGCGCCGTTCGACGCGTCCGACTTCACCGACGAGTACCAGGTCGCGGTGCGCAAGCTCGTCGAGTCGAAGCTCACCGGCGTGGACCTCGAGACCGACAGCGACGTCGACGCGGTCGGCACGCCGGTCATCGACCTCATGTCGCGCCTCAAGGAGAGCCTCGCGGCCACGGGGTCCGATGCGAAGCGGGAGCGCGCGGAGCCGCACGAGACCGAGACGCGCAAGCGCGGACGCGCCTCGCACGGCGCGCCCACGAAGAAGGCGGCGCCGCGCCGGCGCACCGCCTGA
- a CDS encoding DNA polymerase domain-containing protein, with the protein MPWSDALAGVPDLVALGLGATREALDLLLASEAAESHGAKTRLRLAVADVSAIAPEHFGVNIPTLDECVDPYGWRWVVRAPLALGVTHLGRAVGASATKADLLRYYLAVAPYLLRAIAGRPLVLRRHTDAGERGAFYQQHVNAEPPDGVRTARVDGDTKPRFVGGGLVTLLYHVQLGAVSMDPWHGRADAPELVDYAIIDLDPGPEAPFGRVVDVARWVHDELLTLGLASLPKTSGASGIHVVVPLPSDTTADAARLLSELVATQVAARHRHAATVVRAVRERPSASVYVDYLQNIAGKTVASVYSARATPTLTVSTPLNWEEVTPALDAGDWNIRTVPERIARVGDLWADAMQRGNDLEALRRVLHTSHAAGGRR; encoded by the coding sequence ATGCCGTGGTCGGACGCGCTCGCCGGCGTGCCCGATCTCGTCGCGCTCGGACTCGGCGCGACGCGCGAGGCGCTCGATCTGCTGCTCGCGAGCGAAGCGGCCGAGTCGCACGGCGCGAAGACGCGACTGCGCCTCGCCGTCGCCGACGTGTCGGCGATCGCGCCCGAGCACTTCGGCGTGAACATCCCGACGCTCGACGAGTGCGTCGACCCGTACGGCTGGCGGTGGGTCGTGCGCGCGCCGCTCGCGCTCGGCGTCACGCATCTCGGGCGCGCCGTCGGTGCGAGCGCGACGAAGGCGGATCTGCTGCGCTACTATCTCGCCGTCGCGCCGTACCTGCTGCGCGCGATCGCCGGACGGCCGCTCGTGCTGCGCCGTCACACCGATGCGGGCGAGCGCGGCGCGTTCTACCAGCAGCACGTGAACGCCGAGCCGCCCGACGGCGTGCGCACGGCGCGCGTCGACGGCGACACGAAGCCGCGCTTCGTCGGTGGCGGTCTCGTGACGCTGCTGTATCACGTGCAGCTCGGCGCGGTGTCGATGGATCCGTGGCACGGACGCGCCGATGCCCCGGAGCTCGTCGACTACGCGATCATCGATCTCGACCCCGGGCCCGAGGCGCCGTTCGGGCGCGTCGTCGATGTCGCGCGGTGGGTGCACGACGAGCTCCTCACGCTCGGACTCGCGAGCCTGCCGAAGACGTCCGGCGCGTCGGGGATCCACGTCGTCGTGCCGCTGCCGAGCGACACGACCGCCGACGCAGCGCGGCTGCTCTCGGAGCTCGTCGCCACGCAGGTCGCGGCCCGCCATCGACACGCGGCCACGGTGGTGCGCGCGGTACGCGAGCGTCCGTCGGCGAGCGTGTACGTCGACTACCTGCAGAACATCGCCGGGAAGACGGTCGCCAGCGTGTACTCGGCGCGCGCGACGCCCACGCTCACCGTGTCCACGCCGCTGAACTGGGAGGAGGTGACGCCGGCGCTCGACGCGGGCGACTGGAACATCCGCACGGTGCCCGAGCGCATCGCGCGCGTGGGCGACCTGTGGGCCGACGCGATGCAGCGCGGCAACGACCTCGAGGCGCTGCGCCGCGTGCTGCACACGTCGCACGCGGCCGGAGGTCGGCGATGA
- a CDS encoding PAS domain-containing protein, protein MPDIPRDPTEEMHRHAVRTPPRVPRRDADVLKLPRRASIEGLGLGCPADRPALPGPVTADAAATWYRDVFDGLPTATLVTTLDGVVTHANTAACLLLRRPPDALLGHPIATFVPAPHRTAYEALLERAQQTAHVVDFALWVSPSDAAPVDCRAWVRRILTLGEPTTVLAWTLAPLVPAF, encoded by the coding sequence ATGCCTGACATCCCGAGAGACCCCACCGAAGAGATGCACCGGCACGCGGTGCGCACGCCGCCGCGCGTGCCGCGCCGAGATGCGGACGTCCTGAAGCTGCCCCGCCGCGCGTCGATCGAGGGCCTTGGGCTCGGCTGCCCGGCCGACCGGCCGGCGCTCCCGGGGCCGGTCACCGCGGACGCGGCGGCGACGTGGTACCGCGACGTGTTCGACGGGCTGCCGACGGCGACGCTCGTCACCACGCTCGACGGCGTCGTGACCCACGCGAACACGGCTGCCTGTCTCCTGCTCCGCCGTCCGCCGGACGCGCTGCTCGGGCATCCGATCGCGACGTTCGTTCCCGCCCCGCACCGTACGGCGTACGAGGCGCTGCTGGAGCGCGCGCAGCAGACGGCGCACGTCGTGGACTTCGCGTTGTGGGTGTCGCCGAGCGACGCGGCGCCCGTGGACTGCCGCGCGTGGGTGCGGCGCATCCTGACGCTCGGCGAGCCGACGACCGTGCTCGCGTGGACGCTCGCTCCGCTCGTGCCGGCCTTCTGA
- a CDS encoding UDP-N-acetylmuramate--L-alanine ligase — MSTTTTPAPNGNVLETIDGASVRRIHLLGVAGTGMGAFAGMLKAAGYDVTGSDTNVYPPMSDMLRAWEIDVMTPYDPANLDRARPDLVIVGNVIRRENPEATAVRERGLPSMSFPAAFGSLILATRHSVVVAGTHGKTTTSALMAHVLAAAGLDPTFLVGGVTRNYDSNFRLGKGPHAVVEGDEYDTAYFDKGPKFMHYRARTAILTSLEFDHADIYRDLPHYESAFERFAAVVPPEGQLIVSAQYPRLVAIARAHGEAPVVTYAAAPHEVPDTRFQAVDVRLGPDGARFRVRDAERGSTSPEYHLPMAGYHNVENAVGVYVAARALGLTDEQIAPGFATFAGVKRRQEPRGEIGGVLVLDDFAHHPTAVRETVAAVRARYPDRRLLAVFEPRSNTSRRNLHQAEYGEAFEGAQHVFLREPEPHDKVPVDQRLDAHAVVRALEAHGIEAEVHEPVPTLVQCVADTAAPGDVVLVMSNGAFGGFIPSLLDALASRAARRAQDAPNG, encoded by the coding sequence ATGTCGACGACCACCACTCCCGCGCCGAACGGCAACGTCCTCGAGACCATCGACGGCGCGTCGGTGCGCCGCATCCACCTGTTAGGCGTCGCCGGGACCGGCATGGGCGCGTTCGCGGGCATGCTGAAGGCCGCCGGCTACGACGTCACCGGCAGCGACACGAACGTCTACCCGCCGATGAGCGACATGCTGCGCGCGTGGGAGATCGACGTGATGACGCCGTACGACCCCGCGAACCTCGACCGTGCGCGCCCCGACCTGGTCATCGTCGGCAATGTGATCCGCCGCGAGAACCCCGAGGCCACCGCGGTGCGCGAGCGCGGCCTGCCGAGCATGAGCTTTCCTGCGGCGTTCGGGTCGCTCATCCTCGCGACGCGCCACTCCGTCGTCGTCGCCGGCACGCACGGCAAGACGACGACGTCCGCGCTCATGGCGCACGTGCTGGCCGCCGCCGGTCTCGACCCGACGTTCCTCGTCGGCGGCGTGACGCGCAACTACGACAGCAACTTCCGGCTCGGCAAGGGCCCGCACGCCGTCGTCGAGGGCGACGAGTACGACACGGCGTACTTCGACAAGGGCCCGAAGTTCATGCACTACCGCGCGCGCACGGCGATTCTCACGAGCCTCGAGTTCGACCACGCCGACATCTACCGCGACCTGCCGCACTACGAGTCGGCGTTCGAGCGGTTCGCCGCCGTCGTGCCGCCCGAGGGGCAGCTCATCGTCAGCGCGCAGTACCCGCGGCTCGTCGCGATCGCGCGCGCGCACGGCGAGGCGCCGGTGGTCACCTACGCCGCGGCGCCGCACGAGGTGCCCGACACGCGGTTCCAGGCCGTCGACGTGCGGCTCGGTCCCGACGGCGCGCGGTTCCGCGTGCGCGACGCGGAGCGGGGAAGCACCTCGCCGGAGTACCATCTGCCGATGGCCGGCTATCACAACGTCGAGAACGCGGTCGGGGTGTACGTCGCGGCGCGCGCGTTGGGCCTCACCGACGAGCAGATCGCGCCGGGGTTCGCGACGTTCGCCGGCGTGAAGCGGCGCCAGGAGCCGCGCGGCGAGATCGGCGGCGTGCTCGTGCTCGACGACTTCGCGCACCACCCGACCGCGGTGCGCGAGACCGTCGCGGCCGTGCGGGCGCGCTACCCCGACCGCCGCCTGCTCGCCGTCTTCGAGCCGCGGTCGAACACGAGCCGCCGCAACCTGCACCAGGCCGAGTACGGCGAGGCGTTCGAGGGCGCGCAGCACGTCTTCCTGCGCGAGCCCGAGCCGCACGACAAGGTGCCCGTCGATCAGCGGCTCGACGCGCACGCGGTCGTGCGCGCGCTCGAGGCCCACGGCATCGAGGCCGAGGTGCACGAGCCGGTGCCGACGCTCGTGCAGTGCGTCGCCGACACCGCCGCGCCGGGCGACGTCGTGCTCGTGATGAGCAACGGCGCGTTCGGCGGCTTCATCCCGTCGCTGCTCGACGCGCTCGCCTCACGCGCGGCGCGCCGCGCGCAGGACGCGCCTAACGGCTGA